CCCTTCCGTTCCCGGACAAGTCGTTTGATTTTATTATTTGCTCGCACGTCCTTGAACATGCGGAGGATCCGGGGAAATTTTTAAATGAATTGTCCCGCGTGGGAAAGGCGGGATATATCGAGACCCCCTCCGAAGTATGGGAAGCCCTGATGGAACCGCGGGAGTATCATCGGTGGTTCGTTATTTCCGACGGGGACGGTCTTGTCGTCAAGAAAAAGGAAGCCTCCAATGTCCTTCTGGGAAAACTTTACGAGCGGCTGGTCGCCCAAAATGGAAAGCTGTGCGGATACCTGATGTCCAGACAGATCGATGTTTTCTTTACGCGTCATTACTGGCGGGATAGGATATTTTTCCGGATCATTCCTCCCTCGGAGAAATGCTATTTTAATTATCACGACCCCAAGATCGCGGACGAGCTCATCGGCCGGCGAACCAGCCATCGCGAGATCTTCGCTTACAAGCTTTACAAGGCCCTCGATCGGATCCGTCCGTCTTTTCTGCGCGGGAAAGCCAAAGCCCTTCGGGAGATCCTGGTCTGCCCTTTGTGCAAGGCCTCTTTTCGCTGGGAGTCGAACCGGGTGGAGTGCGTTGCGTGCGGGGCGGCCTATGCCTGTTCCAACGGTGTTCCGATCCTAAACAAGCCCTTGAGGAAATGACCCGTGAGGTTCGTGTGACTGTTTTTCGGGATATAACGCGGCAAACCGTTATTTACGGGGCCGGGGCCGGTCTTAACGGTGCCGTGGGTTTCATCCTCATTCCCATCGTGACGCGCTATTTGCTTCCCAACGAGTACGGAACCTATGCCCTTCTTGAGATTGCACTCCAGTTTCTTGTGACGGTATACGGTTTGGGTTTTAACGTCTCCCTGCTGAAAGGCTACTCCGAAGCCGATGACTCGGTTTCCAAAATTAATCTTATCAATAATGTCTTGATATTTTTGGCGACAACTTCATTTATTTTCTCCGGGGTTATTATCGCGCTGGCGGGTCCCATTTCAAACGGCCTATTCGCCGGCGTGCCGGAGCATTTGATTGTTTACATCGGGCTGATCGTCTTCTTTGAATCCATTTGGGCCTTGTTCCTTGCCATCTACAGGGCGGAACAGAAGGCGGTCCGGTATTTAG
This genomic window from Nitrospiria bacterium contains:
- a CDS encoding methyltransferase domain-containing protein produces the protein MSRSFIKGIQPGDLVLEIGSGHNPYPRSNILCDKHLENLERGGGIRTGGRPLVIADGESLPFPDKSFDFIICSHVLEHAEDPGKFLNELSRVGKAGYIETPSEVWEALMEPREYHRWFVISDGDGLVVKKKEASNVLLGKLYERLVAQNGKLCGYLMSRQIDVFFTRHYWRDRIFFRIIPPSEKCYFNYHDPKIADELIGRRTSHREIFAYKLYKALDRIRPSFLRGKAKALREILVCPLCKASFRWESNRVECVACGAAYACSNGVPILNKPLRK